A single Nicotiana tabacum cultivar K326 chromosome 5, ASM71507v2, whole genome shotgun sequence DNA region contains:
- the LOC142180931 gene encoding uncharacterized protein LOC142180931: protein MEGNEVTQLEQNHPLFLQASDIPGLVLVLVKLTRPKNYAMWSRAMKLPLREKGKLGFVDGTCVKNMYKGELAEQWKKCNVIVLSWIGSTVANELMPGIVFASNAKKVWSDFKEKFDRCSLTRIYHLWTEIATLKQSIDSVTTYYSRMSDLWNELDVLAPKYLCDCEESKLSLELQEQIRLLQFLMGLNESYSNVKSNVLMRRPVVSVNEAYAIVIQEES from the coding sequence ATGGAAGGAAATGAGGTAACTCAACTCGAACAGAATCATCCACTCTTTCTTCAAGCTTCAGATATTCCTGGGTTAGTATTAGTCCTAGTAAAGCTCACAAGGCCAAAAAATTATGCCATGTGGAGCAGGGCGATGAAATTACCTCTGAGGGAAAAAGGTAAGCTGGGATTTGTGGATGGAACGTGTGTCAAAAATATGTACAAAGGAGAACTCGCAGAACAGTGGAAAAAATGTAATGTAATTGTGCTTTCGTGGATTGGTAGCACAGTTGCGAATGAATTGATGCCGGGAATTGTGTTTGCATCAAATGCAAAGAAAGTATGGAGTGATTTCAAAGAAAAGTTTGATAGATGCAGTTTAACGAGAATCTATCACTTATGGACAGAAATAGCTACTCTCAAACAAAGTATAGATTCAGTTACAACCTATTACTCTAGAATGAGTGATTTGTGGAATGAATTAGATGTACTAGCCCCTAAATATTTATGTGATTGTGAGGAGTCTAAACTTTCACTTGAACTTCAAGAGCAAATTAGGTTACTGCAGTTTCTTATGGGTCTAAATGAGAGCTATAGCAATGTTAAGAGCAATGTTCTCATGAGAAGACCAGTTGTTTCAGTAAACGAGGCCTATGCGATAGTAATTCAGGAGGAAAGTTAG